TGCATTATACGAGTATGATACATTGATAAcacattcatttatattcttATTAAAATTGTCTTCAAACGGATGAAATGGAATCACAAAGAGAATAGGGATGTTTGCAAAATAAGGAAATTATTAAAGGTAATTAATAGCATGAGATTGCAAAATAGGTGAGATTCAGATTGTTGAaacaattcatttttatatgaaacaaTTCACTGACAGTGGTATTTGGTACCTTGatgatggaataaataaatttggattGCATGGCTTATATGGGATAGTATTAGTAGGAACtcaagaatagaatagataagtgagaggaaaaagaataaataagtgACAAGCAAGAACTAAAGAAAAGGTAAAGTATATTAGAAAATTAGTAATGAAGAATCTTGAACCAAAACCTGCAATAAAATGATTGAGTtttcttgaaatattcaatacaaGAGAGCAtagtattgataatatcctTCAAAAATACAAGAACAATTAATGAGAATGGTGAAAAACGCACATCAATATCTAAAAGAGTTTCAAATATAGGCTATTTATATAAAGACATTTGAAAATGGTTTTCGCCCTTCATTTCCTTTCAAATctcgtattgaaatcatgtagcTTATCGTATGATCGATCACCTTCCCATtggaaaaaacatgtttttgacaaaatcatGTATCGGATGACCACCTTTCCATTTACGTGTATACAAAATGGAGGATCCAAGATAGCTGACCAACATTTTGAAGCCACAGAAAAGTAGTACagtattttgaatttgagtaAGATGCCCAATAAAAACTGCAGTCAAATAAACTTGTGAGAGATTCACACATATCAAGccgttcccataattctcaccaactctgtatagcCTATGATAATATACTACAGCTAAGTTTCTACCTGAAGAATAtccaatattgatattgatgattattaattgataattatctATGTTTTCAAGATGGAAATCAACTGACCTTTGCAAACAGTTCTGTAGCCAATCGCTTCGCACGGTCCCTCATCAATTTTCGTCAGCAGAATCTCCGGCTTCAATGCAGTGCCGTCCCAATAGAACAAAAAGGGCGACACAAGCTTTTGCTTCATGAACTTGGAAGTGGACATAGAGCTGCTGCTTTCCGACGCACACTCCTGCGATTCTAACCGTAGGTTGGCGACCACACAAGGAGCGAGAGGCAGAGTACGGGGTCCTTTCACCAACAGCTTATTAGCGGTTTCCACGGTGGTGGCATCCGTGCATGTGCAGCGCAGCGACACCGCGCGTTTGCGTTTCAGTCGCGATCCCGGCGACAGAGCTTCGTCTTCCCCAGCCGCCGAACTACACTGCTTGTTCAACACACACGCCTCACAGTCACCTGCTCTATCCTGCTTCAACTTTATCAAATAATCAACGATCAGAACAGCTTGTGGTGTCTCCGAAATTAAACTGTAATACTTCATACTGTTCAGATCAAACTCACTACACAAACCAAACCTTACCACAGACAGCAATTCGTAAGTGTTGAATACCCTTTCTTCGAAGGCATGATTCAACCATGTACAAACGGCTTCAAAAACCTCAAATTCACTAACACTTCGCAAGTAATCGCTGTCCAAATACTTCAATAGACATTCTAGATTCATGTCCAGAAACGAATCAGTGGATCTGATTTGACTAAAGTTCCAGTAAGACATTATTTTAGTTTTCTTATAGAGGTTGGTAAGGCTCAATTTATCAGCTGTAAACATGACCTGGAGAACGTTTTCATCTGATAGCCAGTGGTTGATTATGTAGGAGATGCATTCCTCCTGTATTGATTCGAACTGGTACATGCTGGAGGCTTCAAGCAACTCGAGTACAGGAATATCCGATTTTTCGTTTGATTCATCATGAGAGAAGTCGATTTTTTGAGTTTTCAAGAATTCCAGGATCAACCGCATTGCTTGAGGATCAACACCCTGGAAAATAagatgtttcaatttcaatatagtatattatgttatgttttgaaacgacggattcaaggatccaaagagcctcacacgtcaactgaagcttattgtgtgtcccaagtacGTTAGTTGGGATACGttacaagatc
The sequence above is drawn from the Nilaparvata lugens isolate BPH chromosome 2, ASM1435652v1, whole genome shotgun sequence genome and encodes:
- the LOC111046921 gene encoding kelch-like protein 6, whose protein sequence is MRLILEFLKTQKIDFSHDESNEKSDIPVLELLEASSMYQFESIQEECISYIINHWLSDENVLQVMFTADKLSLTNLYKKTKIMSYWNFSQIRSTDSFLDMNLECLLKYLDSDYLRSVSEFEVFEAVCTWLNHAFEERVFNTYELLSVVRFGLCSEFDLNSMKYYSLISETPQAVLIVDYLIKLKQDRAGDCEACVLNKQCSSAAGEDEALSPGSRLKRKRAVSLRCTCTDATTVETANKLLVKGPRTLPLAPCVVANLRLESQECASESSSSMSTSKFMKQKLVSPFLFYWDGTALKPEILLTKIDEGPCEAIGYRTVCKDLKLYVVGGEYLMGYGAHNTSVWVYDIWRETWTFETSVPKAVRNHALCFEGDCLYVIGGVGKHRVVEDTLHIYNLVTKAWRLGPPLPLAMYSAACCVYKEQIFVFGSIIVTFRPKENTWIAMNNIIIPNNLSVAAAMTDNEWMYVIANTQPDLYRFKPYSERVELEHLGRFQIEGKNACLVNNVIYKFGYDITDYKYNLEMYSIETKTFKVLWECTDTVIGLDTANEGCFPLPINI